One stretch of Marinobacterium iners DNA includes these proteins:
- a CDS encoding IS1182 family transposase, with protein MSRFIPVDRQTDYLLPPSVDEWLPDEHLARFVVDVVEQLDLSALTQQYAGRGHKAHHPAVLLSLLVYGYATGVISSRKIERATYDSIAFRYLAANTHPDHDTLATFRRRFLSELEQLFVQVLLLAREMKLLKFGTIALDGTKVKANASKHKALSYGHAKKLEAQLKTEVNALIQRAEAADNDVTSDGMDIPAEIARREARLAAIAEAKVKIEARAQERDAAEQTTYQDKAAKRDAQRKAGKKPRGRDPKPPMGGPRDQDQVNLTDPQSRIMPVTGKGFDQCYNAQAAVDTESMLVTSVHVTQATNDKQQVMPLLNALTALPASLGKVAHLLADTGYFSAENVKVCGQQGIEPLIAMKRDVHHLPLFERFAAEPVAPDSDDPVEQMAYRLKTQAGRARYALRKHTVEPVFGIIKHVMGFRQFSLRGLDKVSGEWRLATLAWNIKRMHRLVVS; from the coding sequence ATGAGCCGCTTTATTCCAGTAGACCGCCAGACCGACTATCTGCTGCCACCTTCAGTTGATGAGTGGTTGCCTGACGAGCACCTGGCGCGCTTTGTCGTCGATGTGGTCGAACAGCTGGACTTGTCTGCGCTGACACAACAGTACGCTGGTCGAGGCCATAAGGCGCATCATCCTGCGGTATTGCTGAGCCTGCTGGTCTACGGCTACGCCACTGGCGTGATCTCCAGCCGCAAGATCGAACGCGCCACCTACGACTCGATTGCCTTCCGCTACCTGGCCGCGAACACCCATCCCGACCACGATACGCTGGCCACGTTCCGCCGTCGCTTTCTATCTGAGCTGGAGCAACTGTTTGTTCAGGTACTGTTGCTGGCGCGCGAGATGAAGCTGCTCAAGTTCGGCACTATCGCCCTTGATGGAACCAAGGTTAAAGCCAATGCCAGCAAGCACAAGGCGCTGTCCTATGGACATGCCAAGAAGCTGGAGGCTCAGCTCAAGACGGAGGTAAACGCCCTGATCCAACGGGCCGAGGCGGCAGACAACGATGTCACGAGTGATGGCATGGACATTCCGGCCGAGATTGCTCGGCGTGAAGCCCGCCTGGCGGCCATTGCAGAGGCGAAGGTCAAAATCGAAGCCCGTGCGCAAGAACGGGATGCCGCAGAACAAACCACTTACCAGGATAAAGCAGCCAAACGCGATGCACAGCGAAAGGCAGGCAAAAAGCCACGTGGGCGTGATCCCAAACCCCCGATGGGTGGCCCACGCGATCAGGATCAGGTGAATCTCACGGATCCACAGTCCCGCATCATGCCGGTCACGGGTAAGGGCTTTGATCAGTGCTATAACGCCCAGGCAGCGGTGGATACTGAGAGCATGCTGGTAACCTCTGTCCACGTTACGCAAGCGACGAATGACAAACAACAAGTCATGCCACTGCTGAACGCATTGACCGCCTTACCCGCCTCATTGGGCAAGGTGGCCCATCTGCTGGCGGATACCGGTTACTTCAGTGCGGAGAATGTTAAGGTGTGCGGCCAGCAGGGTATTGAGCCTCTTATTGCCATGAAACGAGACGTTCACCACTTGCCGCTCTTCGAGCGCTTTGCAGCCGAGCCGGTAGCCCCCGACAGTGATGACCCTGTTGAGCAGATGGCCTATCGCCTGAAAACACAGGCGGGACGGGCCCGTTATGCGCTGCGCAAGCATACGGTGGAACCCGTGTTCGGCATCATCAAGCACGTCATGGGGTTCAGGCAGTTCTCACTCCGAGGGTTGGACAAGGTTAGTGGTGAGTGGCGTTTGGCCACCCTGGCATGGAATATCAAACGTATGCATCGCTTAGTGGTGAGCTGA
- a CDS encoding lipopolysaccharide biosynthesis protein has protein sequence MLTKLLKKNEFAKNVITLMTGTVLAQAVPIAIIPILTRIFTPEDFGLLALYSAFVSILGVVVTGRYEIAIMLPKNNDEARVLLQVSVLVAFFIAILFSIPIFIWNVEVACFLGNEAIAPWLYLMPASVLLTGVYQALTYWNNRQKKFINTVVSRVSQSLFQGIVQTALGFAKITGGLIWGQFIGIILSTTYLLRKDNSYKKILQKTEVSALKQQMKKYQKFPKYGIVGGLCDSGATQMPVLMLAKFYSSTVTGMFSLTFRVLNMPTSIISSAIAQVLFQKIVEISYTAPEKLNGYIIKIFFLLFVLYLPAVPILFVWGDTLFAFVFGEEWGQAGIYAGYLVIAVAIRFAVSPLSAVLGLEQNIKKGVFWQVLYFCTITSTLYSSSSLTVEQFILAFVIHEVILYSIYLMLILKGTKAIA, from the coding sequence ATGTTAACTAAGCTTTTAAAAAAAAACGAGTTTGCTAAAAACGTTATTACGTTAATGACGGGAACCGTATTAGCTCAAGCAGTACCTATTGCAATTATTCCTATACTTACCCGGATTTTCACACCCGAAGACTTCGGTCTGTTGGCTTTATACAGCGCCTTCGTTTCCATCTTGGGAGTAGTAGTAACTGGGCGTTATGAAATAGCTATCATGCTTCCAAAAAATAATGACGAAGCACGAGTCCTATTGCAAGTGTCTGTCTTGGTTGCTTTTTTCATTGCTATATTATTCAGTATTCCTATTTTTATATGGAATGTTGAGGTCGCTTGTTTTTTGGGTAATGAAGCTATCGCCCCTTGGCTGTACTTGATGCCTGCTTCAGTTCTGCTGACTGGTGTGTATCAAGCTTTAACTTATTGGAATAACAGGCAAAAGAAATTTATAAATACAGTAGTTTCGCGAGTGAGTCAAAGCCTGTTTCAAGGTATCGTACAAACAGCACTGGGTTTCGCTAAGATTACCGGCGGCCTTATTTGGGGGCAGTTTATTGGAATTATATTATCAACAACCTATTTGCTGAGAAAAGATAACAGCTACAAAAAAATACTCCAAAAAACAGAAGTGAGTGCCTTAAAGCAGCAAATGAAAAAGTATCAAAAATTTCCCAAGTACGGAATTGTTGGCGGTTTATGTGACTCAGGTGCTACACAGATGCCTGTTTTAATGCTGGCTAAGTTTTATTCAAGTACTGTAACCGGTATGTTCAGTTTAACCTTTCGTGTGCTAAATATGCCTACATCTATCATTTCATCGGCCATAGCACAGGTATTATTTCAAAAAATAGTGGAAATAAGCTACACAGCACCAGAAAAACTTAATGGCTACATTATAAAAATATTTTTTCTCTTGTTTGTACTTTACTTGCCAGCAGTGCCCATATTATTTGTTTGGGGCGATACGCTATTTGCGTTTGTTTTTGGTGAAGAATGGGGGCAGGCAGGAATCTACGCAGGTTACCTGGTAATAGCCGTTGCTATACGTTTTGCAGTAAGCCCTCTAAGTGCGGTACTTGGCTTAGAGCAAAACATTAAAAAAGGAGTGTTTTGGCAGGTGCTTTATTTTTGCACCATCACTTCAACACTATATTCTAGCTCATCGCTAACAGTTGAGCAGTTTATTCTGGCTTTTGTTATACACGAAGTTATTTTATACAGTATTTATTTGATGCTTATTTTAAAAGGCACCAAAGCAATTGCTTAA
- a CDS encoding acyltransferase family protein — protein sequence MSTTNYRPDIQGLRAIAVLAVMAFHFNPAWLPGGFVGVDVFLVISGFLITSILLHKKAQAGYSLPPTLKYFYASRFKRIAPAYFVMLVLVALVAAVFFLPQDFNTFKKGLEKAAWFNSNNYFADFGDYFAPVNHEQPLLHTWSLAVEIQFYLLAPFMVLLLPIRWLKWVFTGLLIGLSAIAEYRLRLLGIEQATYYSLYARLPEFFAGGLVALYVTTVSGGKSSSWQGTLGLLLIFMAAIAQPLLGPFPGIAALLPVAGSVLLLSQPAQGWAGKMLRCKPLVWVGALSYSLYLWHWPVLAFLRYYTGEETLSLELSLLFVLLTLVLSIISYYGVERAFRTKKTNKKQAIGWLLLAVGVVGTSQAMAKVNAVFTPEQLPIEYRRYADPETICHGKIIGDCLKGDLSSDREVLVLGDSHAAMLNHFFDYLGKELGFKARIITASSCVTIPGFDYQRIAEWAHEPCLAQIEQAKLYTNKAEIIFLAAFWSWHMESREFNQALTDFLSNEVNQAEKYIISQEPLLNRHPMRNQRFTHLGFGKKAGLDKDYQLTNQLLKNLTLLTNKTSYLSLDNLEIFEQAPMWQSHLIYYDEHHLNEIGSIEYARQALPMISKEVINVN from the coding sequence ATGAGCACTACGAATTACCGCCCTGACATTCAGGGTTTAAGAGCCATTGCAGTCTTGGCTGTAATGGCTTTTCACTTTAACCCTGCCTGGCTACCGGGCGGCTTTGTCGGCGTAGATGTGTTTTTGGTGATCTCCGGCTTTCTGATCACCAGCATTTTGCTGCACAAAAAAGCACAGGCCGGCTACAGCTTGCCCCCAACGCTGAAATATTTCTACGCAAGCCGGTTCAAACGCATCGCCCCTGCCTATTTTGTGATGCTGGTGTTGGTTGCGCTTGTGGCTGCTGTTTTCTTTTTACCGCAAGACTTCAACACCTTTAAGAAAGGCTTGGAGAAAGCGGCCTGGTTCAACAGCAACAACTATTTTGCTGACTTTGGTGACTACTTTGCCCCGGTCAACCATGAGCAACCTCTGCTACACACTTGGTCATTGGCGGTGGAAATTCAGTTCTACCTGCTGGCGCCGTTTATGGTGTTGCTGCTGCCGATTCGCTGGTTAAAGTGGGTCTTTACCGGTTTATTGATTGGGTTAAGCGCTATAGCAGAATACCGTCTGCGGCTATTGGGCATCGAACAGGCTACCTATTACAGCCTTTATGCCCGCCTGCCAGAGTTTTTTGCCGGTGGTCTAGTAGCACTGTATGTAACAACAGTTTCGGGCGGCAAGAGCTCTTCGTGGCAGGGCACACTTGGACTGTTGTTAATTTTTATGGCCGCTATCGCGCAGCCGCTGCTGGGGCCTTTCCCAGGTATTGCTGCATTGCTACCCGTTGCGGGTAGCGTGCTGTTACTCAGCCAACCGGCACAAGGGTGGGCGGGCAAAATGCTGCGCTGCAAGCCCCTGGTGTGGGTCGGTGCATTATCCTACTCACTCTATCTTTGGCACTGGCCCGTATTAGCCTTTTTACGCTATTACACTGGGGAGGAAACCCTAAGCTTGGAGCTCAGCCTGTTGTTCGTACTACTGACGCTAGTGTTATCGATCATATCCTACTACGGGGTTGAGCGAGCTTTCAGAACTAAGAAAACTAACAAGAAACAAGCCATAGGGTGGCTACTATTAGCTGTTGGGGTAGTAGGAACATCTCAGGCTATGGCGAAAGTGAATGCCGTGTTTACACCGGAACAGCTGCCGATTGAATATCGACGTTACGCAGATCCAGAAACCATCTGCCATGGGAAAATCATTGGTGATTGTTTAAAAGGTGACCTGTCCAGTGACAGGGAAGTGTTGGTGCTGGGTGACTCCCACGCGGCAATGCTGAATCATTTTTTTGATTATCTGGGTAAAGAACTAGGATTTAAAGCACGTATTATAACTGCTAGTAGTTGTGTGACGATTCCAGGGTTTGATTACCAGAGAATTGCTGAATGGGCACATGAGCCCTGCTTAGCACAAATAGAGCAGGCCAAGCTTTATACAAACAAAGCAGAAATAATATTTTTGGCGGCGTTTTGGAGTTGGCACATGGAAAGTCGGGAGTTTAATCAGGCCCTTACTGACTTCCTGAGTAATGAAGTGAATCAAGCAGAAAAATACATTATTAGTCAAGAGCCATTACTTAACCGCCACCCCATGCGTAATCAAAGATTTACTCATTTAGGTTTTGGGAAAAAAGCAGGCCTAGATAAAGATTACCAGTTAACCAATCAACTGCTGAAAAATTTAACACTGCTTACTAATAAAACTAGCTACTTATCCCTAGATAATCTGGAAATATTTGAGCAGGCACCCATGTGGCAAAGTCATTTAATATACTATGATGAACATCACCTAAATGAAATCGGTAGTATAGAGTATGCTAGGCAAGCCCTTCCGATGATTTCAAAAGAAGTAATTAATGTTAACTAA
- a CDS encoding DegT/DnrJ/EryC1/StrS family aminotransferase, translating into MQFIDLAAQQARIKDKIDANIQKVLAHGQYILGPEVTELEEKLAAFTGAQYCITCANGTDALQIAQMALGIGPGDEVITPGFTYIATAETVALLGAKPVYVDVCPNTYNLNPTKLEAAITPRTKAIIPVSLYGQCADFDAINSIASKHGIPVIEDAAQSFGASYKGKKSCNLTTIACTSFFPSKPLGCYGDGGAIFTNDEALAKVIRQIARHGQDKRYHHIRVGVNSRLDTLQAAILLPKLEIFAEEIELRNQVAAYYTCLLNEAGIHTVPYVEAQNTSAWAQYTIRVQNREQVQQKLKDAGIPTAVHYPIPLNKQPAVADAKAELPVGDEVAEEVMSLPMHPYLSEQEQQRVVQALTE; encoded by the coding sequence ATGCAATTCATCGACTTGGCCGCCCAGCAAGCCCGCATCAAAGACAAGATTGACGCCAATATCCAAAAGGTTCTCGCCCACGGTCAATACATCCTTGGCCCCGAAGTAACCGAGCTGGAAGAAAAGCTGGCTGCCTTTACCGGCGCACAATACTGTATCACCTGCGCCAACGGCACTGATGCACTGCAGATCGCACAGATGGCACTGGGTATTGGCCCCGGTGACGAAGTGATCACTCCCGGCTTTACCTACATCGCCACCGCTGAAACCGTTGCCCTGCTGGGTGCCAAGCCGGTATATGTGGACGTGTGTCCCAACACCTACAACCTTAACCCAACCAAGCTGGAAGCAGCCATTACGCCAAGGACCAAGGCTATAATCCCCGTCAGCCTTTACGGTCAATGCGCCGACTTCGACGCTATCAATTCCATTGCCTCAAAGCATGGCATACCGGTCATTGAAGACGCAGCCCAAAGCTTTGGTGCCAGCTATAAGGGCAAAAAATCCTGCAACCTGACCACCATCGCCTGTACCAGCTTCTTCCCCAGCAAGCCACTGGGCTGCTACGGTGACGGTGGTGCCATCTTCACCAATGATGAAGCATTGGCGAAAGTGATTCGCCAGATTGCCCGCCACGGGCAAGACAAGCGCTACCACCATATCCGCGTAGGCGTGAACAGCCGACTCGATACCCTGCAAGCCGCAATTTTGTTGCCCAAACTGGAGATCTTCGCTGAAGAAATCGAACTGCGTAACCAGGTGGCTGCCTATTACACATGTTTACTGAACGAAGCCGGCATTCATACTGTTCCGTATGTTGAAGCTCAGAACACCTCTGCCTGGGCGCAATACACTATCCGCGTACAAAACCGCGAACAGGTGCAGCAAAAGCTGAAAGATGCGGGTATACCCACCGCCGTACACTACCCCATACCGCTGAACAAACAGCCGGCAGTGGCGGACGCCAAAGCAGAGCTGCCAGTAGGGGATGAAGTAGCGGAAGAAGTGATGAGCCTGCCGATGCATCCATACTTGAGTGAGCAGGAGCAGCAACGAGTAGTTCAGGCTCTGACCGAATGA